In Harpia harpyja isolate bHarHar1 chromosome Z, bHarHar1 primary haplotype, whole genome shotgun sequence, a single window of DNA contains:
- the BRPF1 gene encoding peregrin isoform X3 produces the protein MGVDFDVKTFCHNLRATKPPYECPVGTCRKIYKSYSGIEYHLYHYDHDNPPPPQHTPLRKHKKKGRQARAANKQSPSPSETSQSPGREVMTYAQAQRMVEVDLHGRVHRISIFDNLDVVSEDEEVPEEVPENGSNKENTETQSVPPKSGKHKNKEKRKDSNHHHHNASAGTTPKLPEVVYRELEQDTPDAPPRPTSYYRYIEKSAEELDEEVEYDMDEEDYIWLDIMNERRKTEGVSPIPQEIFEYLMDRLEKESYFESHNKGDPNALVDEDAVCCICNDGECQNSNVILFCDMCNLAVHQECYGVPYIPEGQWLCRRCLQSPSRAVDCALCPNKGGAFKQTDDGRWAHVVCALWIPEVCFANTVFLEPIDSIEHIPPARWKLTCYICKQRGSGACIQCHKANCYTAFHVTCAQQAGLYMKMEPVRETGANGTSFSVRKTAYCDIHTPPGSVRRLPALSHSEGEEEDEEEEEEGKGWSSEKVKKAKAKSRIKMKKARKILAEKRAAAPVVSVPCIPPHRLSKITNRLTIQRKSQFMQRLHSYWTLKRQSRNGVPLLRRLQTHLQSQRNCDQRDTEDKNWALKEQLKSWQRLRHDLERARLLVELIRKREKLKRETIKVQQVALEMQLTPFLILLRKTLEQLQEKDTGNIFSEPVPLSEVPDYLDHIKKPMDFQTMKQNLEAYRYLNFDDFEEDFNLIINNCLKYNAKDTIFYRAAIRLREQGGAVLRQARRQAEKMGIDFETGMHFPHCVTVEEAQVQDIEDEDVRLLLSENQKHLPLEEQLKILLERLDEVNAGKQSIGRSRRAKMIKKEITVLRRKLAHPRDLGRDGLERHSSSARGVLQSHNPCEKDLQTDSAAEESSSQETGKGLGPNSSSTPAHEVGRRTSVLFSKKNPKTAGPPKRPGRPPKNRDSQITPGHGNSPIGPPQLPIMGSSQRQRKRGRSPRPSSSSDSDSDKSTEDAPMDLPANGFSSGNQPVKKSFLVYRNDCNLPRSSSDSESSSSSSSSAASDRTSTTPSKQGRGKPSFSRVNFPEDSSEDTSGTENESYSVGTGRGVGHGMVRKGMGRGAGWLSEDEDSSLDALDLVWAKCRGYPSYPALIIDPKMPREGMFHHGVPIPVPPLEVLKLGEQMTQEAREHLYLVLFFDNKRTWWPPAPRRQWLPRTKLVPLGVNQDLDKEKMLEGRKSNIRKSVQIAYHRAMQHRNKVQGEQSSDSSESD, from the exons ATGGGCGTAGACTTCGACGTGAAGACCTTCTGCCACAACCTACGGGCCACCAAACCCCCCTACGAGTGTCCGGTGGGCACCTGCCGCAAGATCTACAAGAGCTACAGCGGGATCGAGTACCACCTCTACCACTATGACCACgacaacccccccccgccccagcacaCCCCCCTGCGCAAGCACAAGAAGAAGGGGCGCCAAGCCCGCGCCGCCAACAAGCAGTCGCCCAGCCCCTCCGAGACCTCCCAGTCGCCAGGCCGCGAGGTGATGACTTACGCCCAGGCCCAGCGCATGGTGGAGGTGGACCTGCATGGCCGCGTCCACCGCATCAGCATCTTCGATAACCTCGACGTGGTGTCCGAGGACGAGGAGGTTCCCGAGGAGGTGCCCGAGAACGGGAGCAATAAGGAGAACACGGAGACCCAGAGCGTCCCGCCCAAATCCGGCAAGCACAAGAACAAGGAGAAGCGCAAGGACTCCAACCACCATCACCACAACGCCTCGGCCGGCACCACCCCCAAGCTCCCCGAGGTGGTGTACCGGGAGCTGGAGCAGGACACCCCTGACGCCCCACCTCGCCCCACCTCTTACTACAG GTACATCGAGAAGTCGGCAGAAGAGCTGGATGAGGAGGTGGAGTACGACATGGACGAGGAAGATTACATCTGGCTGGACATCATGAACGAGCGGCGGAAGACCGAAGGCGTGAGTCCCATTCCCCAGGAGATCTTTGAGTATCTGATGGACCGGCTGGAGAAGGAGTCCTACTTTGAGAGCCACAACAAGGGGGATCCAAACGCCTTGGTGGATGAGGATGCCGTCTGTTGTATCTGCAACGACGGGGAGTGTCAGAACAGCAATGTCATCCTCTTCTGCGACATGTGCAATCTGGCTGTGCATCAGGAGTGCTACGGGGTGCCCTACATCCCGGAGGGACAGTGGCTCTGCAGACGGTGCCTGCAGTCACCCTCACGAGCCGTGGACTGCGCCCTCTGCCCGAACAAGGGGGGGGCCTTCAAGCAGACGGACGACGGGCGCTGGGCACACGTGGTCTGTGCCCTCTGGATCCCGGAGGTGTGCTTTGCCAACACCGTCTTCCTGGAGCCCATCGACAGCATCGAGCACATCCCGCCCGCGCGCTGGAAGCTGACCTGTTACATTTGCAAGCAGCGCGGCTCCGGGGCTTGCATCCAGTGCCACAAAGCCAACTGTTACACCGCCTTCCATGTCACCTGTGCCCAGCAGGCCGGGCTGTACATGAAGATGGAGCCCGTCCGGGAGACGGGGGCCAACGGTACCTCCTTCAGCGTGCGCAAAACCGCCTACTGCGACATCCACACGCCGCCGGGCTCCGTGCGCAGGCTTCCTGCCCTCTCCCACagtgagggggaagaggaggacgaggaggaggaggaggaggggaagggctggAGCTCTGAGAAAGTCAAAAAAGCAAAGGCCAAGTCTAGGATCAAGATGAAGAAGGCACGGAAGATCCTGGCGGAGAAACGAGCCGCAGCGCCCGTGGTTTCTGTGCCCTGCATCCCCCCCCACAG GCTCAGTAAGATTACAAACCGTTTAACCATCCAGAGGAAGAGCCAGTTCATGCAGAGGCTGCACAGCTACTGGACTCTGAAGAGACAGTCCCGCAACGGTGTCCCTCTGCTCCGCCGCCTTCAGACACACTTGCAGTCACAAAGAAACTGCGACCAG AGAGACACTGAGGATAAGAACTGGGCCCTGAAGGAGCAGCTGAAGTCATGGCAGCGCCTCCGCCATGACCTAGAGCGTGCACGCTTGCTGGTGGAGCTGATACGCAAGCGGGAGAAGCTCAAGAGAGAGACG ATCAAAGTGCAGCAGGTGGCACTGGAAATGCAGCTGACccccttcctcatcctcctccgcAAGACGCTTgagcagctgcaggagaaagACACAGGCAACATCTTCAGCGAGCCGGTCCCTCTGTCTGAG GTCCCAGACTACCTGGATCACATCAAGAAGCCAATGGATTTTCAGACAATGAAACAAAATCTGGAAGCCTATCGCTATCTGAATTTTGATGACTTTGAGGAGGATTTCAACCTGATTATCAACAACTGTTTGAAATACAATGCCAAAGACACAATCTTCTACCGGGCAGCCATCCGTctgcgggagcagggaggtgccGTTCTCCGGCAGGCTCGCCGGCAGGCGGAGAAGATGGGCATTGACTTTGAGACAGGCATGCACTTCCCCCACTGTGTAACGGTGGAAGAGGCTCAGGTCCAAGACATCGAGGACG AAGATGTGCGGCTGCTGCTCTCGGAGAATCAGAAGCACCTGCCCTTGGAGGAGCAGCTAAAGATCCTGCTGGAGCGGCTGGATGAGGTCAACGCTGGCAAGCAGAGCATAGGACGGTCCCGCCGGGCCAAGATGATCAAGAAGGAGATCACGGTCCTACGGCGAAAACTCGCTCACCCGCGGGACCTGGGCCGAGATGGGCTGGAGCggcacagctcctctgccagggGAGTCCTGCAGTCGCACAACCCCTGCGAGAAGGACCTGCAAACAGACAGTGCTGCAGAAGAGAGCAGTAGCCAGGAGACTGGCAAAG GTCTGGGTCCCAATTCTTCTTCCACCCCAGCACATGAAGTTGGCAGGAGGACCTCCGTGCTCTTCTCCAAGAAGAACCCTAAAACTGCAGGCCCTCCAAAACGTCCAGGTCGCCCCCCGAAGAATCGGGACAGCCAGATCACTCCCGGCCACGGGAACAGCCCCATCGGGCCCCCCCAGCTCCCGATAATGGGGTCCTCCCAGCGGCAGAGGAAGCGAGGGCGAAGCCCGCGCCCCAGCTCCAGCTCGGACAGTGACAGTGATAAGTCCACTGAAGACGCTCCCATGG ACCTGCCAGCCAACGGTTTCAGCAGCGGGAACCAGCCAGTGAAGAAGAGCTTCCTGGTGTACCGCAATGACTGCAATCTTCCCCGGAGCAGCTCCGACTCGgagtccagcagcagcagcagcagcagtgctgcctcGGACCGTACCAG CACAACGCCCTccaagcagggcagagggaaacCCTCCTTCTCCCGAGTGAACTTCCCGGAGGACAGCAGCGAGGACACGTCGGGGACGGAGAACGAGTCCTACTCCGTGGGCACGGGCCGAGGCGTGGGACACGGCA TGGTGCGCAAGGGCATGGGGCGCGGTGCGGGGTGGCTGTCCGAGGACGAGGATTCCTCCCTGGATGCCCTGGACCTGGTGTGGGCCAAGTGCCGGGGGTACCCCTCCTACCCGGCGCTG ATCATCGACCCCAAGATGCCGCGGGAAGGCATGTTCCACCACGgcgtccccatccccgtgcccCCCCTGGAGGTGCTGAAGCTGGGGGAGCAGATGACTCAGGAAGCACGCGAGCACCTCTACCTTGTCCTCTTCTTCGACAACAAGCGCACTTG GTggccccccgctccccgcaggcAGTGGTTGCCCCGGACGAAGCTGGTGCCTCTGGGGGTGAACCAGGACCTGGACAAGGAGAAGATGCTGGAAGGTCGCAAGTCCAACATCCGCAAGTCGGTGCAGATCGCCTACCACCGCGCCATGCAGCACCGCAACAAGGTGCAGGGCGAGCAGAGCAGCGACTCCAGCGAGAGCGACTGA
- the BRPF1 gene encoding peregrin isoform X7 has translation MGVDFDVKTFCHNLRATKPPYECPVGTCRKIYKSYSGIEYHLYHYDHDNPPPPQHTPLRKHKKKGRQARAANKQSPSPSETSQSPGREVMTYAQAQRMVEVDLHGRVHRISIFDNLDVVSEDEEVPEEVPENGSNKENTETQSVPPKSGKHKNKEKRKDSNHHHHNASAGTTPKLPEVVYRELEQDTPDAPPRPTSYYRYIEKSAEELDEEVEYDMDEEDYIWLDIMNERRKTEGVSPIPQEIFEYLMDRLEKESYFESHNKGDPNALVDEDAVCCICNDGECQNSNVILFCDMCNLAVHQECYGVPYIPEGQWLCRRCLQSPSRAVDCALCPNKGGAFKQTDDGRWAHVVCALWIPEVCFANTVFLEPIDSIEHIPPARWKLTCYICKQRGSGACIQCHKANCYTAFHVTCAQQAGLYMKMEPVRETGANGTSFSVRKTAYCDIHTPPGSVRRLPALSHSEGEEEDEEEEEEGKGWSSEKVKKAKAKSRIKMKKARKILAEKRAAAPVVSVPCIPPHRLSKITNRLTIQRKSQFMQRLHSYWTLKRQSRNGVPLLRRLQTHLQSQRNCDQRDTEDKNWALKEQLKSWQRLRHDLERARLLVELIRKREKLKRETIKVQQVALEMQLTPFLILLRKTLEQLQEKDTGNIFSEPVPLSEVPDYLDHIKKPMDFQTMKQNLEAYRYLNFDDFEEDFNLIINNCLKYNAKDTIFYRAAIRLREQGGAVLRQARRQAEKMGIDFETGMHFPHCVTVEEAQVQDIEDEDVRLLLSENQKHLPLEEQLKILLERLDEVNAGKQSIGRSRRAKMIKKEITVLRRKLAHPRDLGRDGLERHSSSARGVLQSHNPCEKDLQTDSAAEESSSQETGKGLGPNSSSTPAHEVGRRTSVLFSKKNPKTAGPPKRPGRPPKNRDSQITPGHGNSPIGPPQLPIMGSSQRQRKRGRSPRPSSSSDSDSDKSTEDAPMDLPANGFSSGNQPVKKSFLVYRNDCNLPRSSSDSESSSSSSSSAASDRTSTTPSKQGRGKPSFSRVNFPEDSSEDTSGTENESYSVGTGRGVGHGMVRKGMGRGAGWLSEDEDSSLDALDLVWAKCRGYPSYPALIIDPKMPREGMFHHGVPIPVPPLEVLKLGEQMTQEAREHLYLVLFFDNKRTWQWLPRTKLVPLGVNQDLDKEKMLEGRKSNIRKSVQIAYHRAMQHRNKVQGEQSSDSSESD, from the exons ATGGGCGTAGACTTCGACGTGAAGACCTTCTGCCACAACCTACGGGCCACCAAACCCCCCTACGAGTGTCCGGTGGGCACCTGCCGCAAGATCTACAAGAGCTACAGCGGGATCGAGTACCACCTCTACCACTATGACCACgacaacccccccccgccccagcacaCCCCCCTGCGCAAGCACAAGAAGAAGGGGCGCCAAGCCCGCGCCGCCAACAAGCAGTCGCCCAGCCCCTCCGAGACCTCCCAGTCGCCAGGCCGCGAGGTGATGACTTACGCCCAGGCCCAGCGCATGGTGGAGGTGGACCTGCATGGCCGCGTCCACCGCATCAGCATCTTCGATAACCTCGACGTGGTGTCCGAGGACGAGGAGGTTCCCGAGGAGGTGCCCGAGAACGGGAGCAATAAGGAGAACACGGAGACCCAGAGCGTCCCGCCCAAATCCGGCAAGCACAAGAACAAGGAGAAGCGCAAGGACTCCAACCACCATCACCACAACGCCTCGGCCGGCACCACCCCCAAGCTCCCCGAGGTGGTGTACCGGGAGCTGGAGCAGGACACCCCTGACGCCCCACCTCGCCCCACCTCTTACTACAG GTACATCGAGAAGTCGGCAGAAGAGCTGGATGAGGAGGTGGAGTACGACATGGACGAGGAAGATTACATCTGGCTGGACATCATGAACGAGCGGCGGAAGACCGAAGGCGTGAGTCCCATTCCCCAGGAGATCTTTGAGTATCTGATGGACCGGCTGGAGAAGGAGTCCTACTTTGAGAGCCACAACAAGGGGGATCCAAACGCCTTGGTGGATGAGGATGCCGTCTGTTGTATCTGCAACGACGGGGAGTGTCAGAACAGCAATGTCATCCTCTTCTGCGACATGTGCAATCTGGCTGTGCATCAGGAGTGCTACGGGGTGCCCTACATCCCGGAGGGACAGTGGCTCTGCAGACGGTGCCTGCAGTCACCCTCACGAGCCGTGGACTGCGCCCTCTGCCCGAACAAGGGGGGGGCCTTCAAGCAGACGGACGACGGGCGCTGGGCACACGTGGTCTGTGCCCTCTGGATCCCGGAGGTGTGCTTTGCCAACACCGTCTTCCTGGAGCCCATCGACAGCATCGAGCACATCCCGCCCGCGCGCTGGAAGCTGACCTGTTACATTTGCAAGCAGCGCGGCTCCGGGGCTTGCATCCAGTGCCACAAAGCCAACTGTTACACCGCCTTCCATGTCACCTGTGCCCAGCAGGCCGGGCTGTACATGAAGATGGAGCCCGTCCGGGAGACGGGGGCCAACGGTACCTCCTTCAGCGTGCGCAAAACCGCCTACTGCGACATCCACACGCCGCCGGGCTCCGTGCGCAGGCTTCCTGCCCTCTCCCACagtgagggggaagaggaggacgaggaggaggaggaggaggggaagggctggAGCTCTGAGAAAGTCAAAAAAGCAAAGGCCAAGTCTAGGATCAAGATGAAGAAGGCACGGAAGATCCTGGCGGAGAAACGAGCCGCAGCGCCCGTGGTTTCTGTGCCCTGCATCCCCCCCCACAG GCTCAGTAAGATTACAAACCGTTTAACCATCCAGAGGAAGAGCCAGTTCATGCAGAGGCTGCACAGCTACTGGACTCTGAAGAGACAGTCCCGCAACGGTGTCCCTCTGCTCCGCCGCCTTCAGACACACTTGCAGTCACAAAGAAACTGCGACCAG AGAGACACTGAGGATAAGAACTGGGCCCTGAAGGAGCAGCTGAAGTCATGGCAGCGCCTCCGCCATGACCTAGAGCGTGCACGCTTGCTGGTGGAGCTGATACGCAAGCGGGAGAAGCTCAAGAGAGAGACG ATCAAAGTGCAGCAGGTGGCACTGGAAATGCAGCTGACccccttcctcatcctcctccgcAAGACGCTTgagcagctgcaggagaaagACACAGGCAACATCTTCAGCGAGCCGGTCCCTCTGTCTGAG GTCCCAGACTACCTGGATCACATCAAGAAGCCAATGGATTTTCAGACAATGAAACAAAATCTGGAAGCCTATCGCTATCTGAATTTTGATGACTTTGAGGAGGATTTCAACCTGATTATCAACAACTGTTTGAAATACAATGCCAAAGACACAATCTTCTACCGGGCAGCCATCCGTctgcgggagcagggaggtgccGTTCTCCGGCAGGCTCGCCGGCAGGCGGAGAAGATGGGCATTGACTTTGAGACAGGCATGCACTTCCCCCACTGTGTAACGGTGGAAGAGGCTCAGGTCCAAGACATCGAGGACG AAGATGTGCGGCTGCTGCTCTCGGAGAATCAGAAGCACCTGCCCTTGGAGGAGCAGCTAAAGATCCTGCTGGAGCGGCTGGATGAGGTCAACGCTGGCAAGCAGAGCATAGGACGGTCCCGCCGGGCCAAGATGATCAAGAAGGAGATCACGGTCCTACGGCGAAAACTCGCTCACCCGCGGGACCTGGGCCGAGATGGGCTGGAGCggcacagctcctctgccagggGAGTCCTGCAGTCGCACAACCCCTGCGAGAAGGACCTGCAAACAGACAGTGCTGCAGAAGAGAGCAGTAGCCAGGAGACTGGCAAAG GTCTGGGTCCCAATTCTTCTTCCACCCCAGCACATGAAGTTGGCAGGAGGACCTCCGTGCTCTTCTCCAAGAAGAACCCTAAAACTGCAGGCCCTCCAAAACGTCCAGGTCGCCCCCCGAAGAATCGGGACAGCCAGATCACTCCCGGCCACGGGAACAGCCCCATCGGGCCCCCCCAGCTCCCGATAATGGGGTCCTCCCAGCGGCAGAGGAAGCGAGGGCGAAGCCCGCGCCCCAGCTCCAGCTCGGACAGTGACAGTGATAAGTCCACTGAAGACGCTCCCATGG ACCTGCCAGCCAACGGTTTCAGCAGCGGGAACCAGCCAGTGAAGAAGAGCTTCCTGGTGTACCGCAATGACTGCAATCTTCCCCGGAGCAGCTCCGACTCGgagtccagcagcagcagcagcagcagtgctgcctcGGACCGTACCAG CACAACGCCCTccaagcagggcagagggaaacCCTCCTTCTCCCGAGTGAACTTCCCGGAGGACAGCAGCGAGGACACGTCGGGGACGGAGAACGAGTCCTACTCCGTGGGCACGGGCCGAGGCGTGGGACACGGCA TGGTGCGCAAGGGCATGGGGCGCGGTGCGGGGTGGCTGTCCGAGGACGAGGATTCCTCCCTGGATGCCCTGGACCTGGTGTGGGCCAAGTGCCGGGGGTACCCCTCCTACCCGGCGCTG ATCATCGACCCCAAGATGCCGCGGGAAGGCATGTTCCACCACGgcgtccccatccccgtgcccCCCCTGGAGGTGCTGAAGCTGGGGGAGCAGATGACTCAGGAAGCACGCGAGCACCTCTACCTTGTCCTCTTCTTCGACAACAAGCGCACTTG gcAGTGGTTGCCCCGGACGAAGCTGGTGCCTCTGGGGGTGAACCAGGACCTGGACAAGGAGAAGATGCTGGAAGGTCGCAAGTCCAACATCCGCAAGTCGGTGCAGATCGCCTACCACCGCGCCATGCAGCACCGCAACAAGGTGCAGGGCGAGCAGAGCAGCGACTCCAGCGAGAGCGACTGA